The DNA segment GCCGTGGGAGCTTGTCGTCATGGCCGAGAACCCGCTCGTCTCCGCCTCCATCATGGCGTTGGTGAATCCTCCGGGCGGGGGGAATCCCCCCACCCCGGAAGAGCCTCCCGTGATCCCGGACAGCGACGGCTCCGGACACACCGATCCCTACGATGCCTCGCCGTTCGACGGGCAGGTGGACTGGTACCGCACGCCGGAAGCGAAGTACCTCCACATCCCCGTGGATGGAGCCACCGCCGGCTTCAAGGCGGTGGATGTCTCGGATTCCGGGAGGATCCTCCTCACCCGCACCACGCCGGTGGTGAACTACGCCACCGATCCGGTGGGGTTGGTATGGGACCCTTCGGCGGAGGGCGCGGCACGGCTCAAGCCGCTCATGTTCGTGCCGGGCAACTTCCAGTTGAACTTCAGGGTCACGGAATGGAACCCGAATCCCTCCACCACCCACACCGCCGGCACCCCACCGTTGCCGGGTCCCGGCACCCCTTCCAACCGCACGATCACGATGACAGTGGTGATGAAGGCCATCGCGGAGGATGGCAGCGTGATCGCGGATGTGGACTACACGTTGGAGGAACATGCCGGGAACGCGGAGCAACCTACGCGCTCCGGCCACGCACGACTGGCCTTCCTCTGGCAGCAGGAGCAGTATCACTCCTGCACCATGCTGGGGGAAAACCACGGCTACCTGGGCAGCGTGGAGGAGCCTTCGTCCACGGAGGGCCATGCGGTGGGCTTCCACGCTGGCATTGATCCGCCGGTGACCAAGGCGGTTTTCACCCACCAGGTGATTTCCCCTGGTCCCACCTACCCCCGGTCCAATCTGGCCGTGGAAACCCGGACCACCACGGATCTGACGGCGGGCTCCATGAACGGTCATCTCTTCCACGATTGCACGTTGCCGCCGGAGCCGGTCATCACCCGCAGCGGACGGATCATGATCAAGAACCGTGTCAGTGCGTCGGAACTCAACCACATCCTTTGCGGCACCGCGCCCACCCAGGTGCTGCCGTATGATCTGGAAAGCATCAGCGATCTTCCGGATCTTCCCGGTACTGCGGCCACTTGGGGCATCGGGCAGGAGGGCCGGCCGTTCCGCTTTCATAAGGGACAGGGATTCGATCCTATCGCCAGCCTCACCGGCGTTCTCGCGTTCGACCGCCAGGGCAACGGCATCGGCGACGGAGCGCAGGGCCGTGCGATCTGGCGCAACGCGCGGTGGCACACGCTGGAAGCGGCCACCGGAATGCAATCCTTGGCGGACCGGGTGCCGAAGAAGATCACCGCGTCCGGGCTGATCTGGATCGGTGATGAAGGGGCGACGTCCAACGCGCTGCTCATCCCGGTGGAGGTGGTGACTCCCGCTCTCAATCACGAAGAGGAGGAGATCTTCGACCGCCTGTTTGGCGCGGAGGAACTGAAGGTGGCGAAGATGGAGGATTCGCTAGACGAGAATGGGGTCCTGGACATCGACGCCGATCCGCATCGGTTCCATGTCCGGATCCCATCAAGGCTCGGGGGAAAGCCGGTCACGGCGAAGCTTGGGACAGTTGGAAACCTGGATCCGGCGACGGAGATCCCGCTGACGGCGAACCCGTTCCAGCAGGAATCGCAATCGCAGTTGTTGGTGTCCGACGAGGTGGACGACAACGCGGACGTTCAGGACGAACAACCGGGTGACCGGACCCACCGGATCATGCCGTATGGGGATGTGGAGATCAGCGAGGTCAAGATCGGATCGGTTAAATATCCGCTCAGCATGAAAGTGCGGGTAAAGCCGCAAAGGATCGCCGAAGTGAGGGTGATTTTCGTCGGGACGGCGAGTGCCTATCAGGGAGAGTTCACCGAATTTATCAAGGTCGCCAAAGAGCGATTTGCTCAGTCTGGAATCCATCTGGATGTTGATACGAAATCGATACCCGCACCGACCACGATAAATGAAGATGATTTTCATCATGACGATGGCGTGGCAAATAATCATTACGGCGGAGGTAATCTTATTCACCAGAATATGAAGGATGTCATCGCATTGGCGGATTCAACGGAAGGTGTCGGTCTGCGGACGTTCACTCTTTTTGTCGTGAACAGAATAACTGGAGGTGATGTCGCCGGTCGTGCATTCACCAAAAAATACACCGCTCCAATCGACCAGCCATACACGAATAGGGCGGTCCTATCAGCTGAGCATATCATTGAGAACCCACAGGATCCGGGAAATCCTAGAAAATATACTTTAGGTCACGAATTGGGTCACTTGCTCACCAATGATGGTCACTACGGCGGCGAATACGGAGGACGAATCTTCCTTTATACAAGATTCGGCAGAATCTGATGAAAGAAAACCCCGATCCAGTTGATGCACTGGATGGGCCGAAGCGACTTACCATCGAACAGGAAAAGAAGATCAAAAAAAGCTTAGATGATTTAAATAAATGAAAGTGTTCCGTATTTTTCAATTCCTGCTGATATACACCTCGGTTATCTCATCCGGTGTCTATTCGGCAACGATTTATCCTGAATCGGAAGATCCCAATGAGTTCTCCCGCCAAGTGGAAGAGTTTATAATCGCCCGATCAAGCTCCGGCGGACTAAGAGATGTTTACGACCGCACCAATGAAAATTTGCTGAAGGAAGATAAACGCGATTGGGAAGAGACCTTCGCGCGAATGATGAGAAAACCACAAGATTACGGAATCAATCGATCATTTTTGGCCTTTGAGGCGGCACGTTTCAGGGGCAAAGCAAAGGACGCTAGGATCGTCGCCGCCCTTCCACCACTGCTGAGTGCGTGCATTCAGGATGCGGAAGAAAGATATAGCCGCTATGCAGCACAAGGTAAATCCGACTATCCGTTGATCCGTGCCGGGCTAGCAGGGTTCATACCCGGTGCCCTCGAATCTGGTTCACCTGAAATCCTCCAGTCTATCCTTGATTTCATGATTTCACCAGCCGACCAGCGTATTAATCTAACGGAAAGCAAGTCGACGGACCACGTTGTTTCCGCGCTTCAGGAATACGGTAATCCAAATCACATCGAAGCGGCCTCAATACTTTCCGAAAAACTTCGCGAAAAAGGCAAGGCAGATATTGCCGATGACATCGTACGGTCCGTGGAACGCATCAAGAAGCACGCTGGAAGGAAACAAGCCACCTCAACCGGAAGAACCGGCGAATCATCCAATGACGCTTCCACTCCGGATGGCGAAGCAACGAAATCCGCCAGCGAAAAGCCCCTGTGGCCATGGATTGCCGCCGGGGGGGCGCTCATCGCCGCGCTGGTGGCGTATTTCAGGATGAAACGCGCCCGAACCTGATCCACTCTGGTGTTTCTTGATGGCCCGCGATTTCCCATCATCAATCCTTGCCGTGCGATCTGGCGCAACGCGCGGTGGCACACGCTGGAAGCGGCCACCGGAATGCAATCCTTGGCGGACCGGGTGCCGAAGAAGATTACCGCGTCCGGGCTGATCTGGATCGGTGATGAAGGGGCGACGTCCAACGCGCTGCTCATCCCGGTGGAGGTGGTGACTCCCGCTCTCAATCACAATGAGCTGGAAATCCATGAGGGCCAGTTGTTCGGCGCGGAGGAACTGAAGGTGGCGAAGATGGAGCGTTCACTAAGCGCGGAGGGTGTGCTGGACATCGACCTGGATCCCCACCGGTTCCATGTGAGGATCCCGTCGCGGCTGGGCGGGAAGGCGGTCATCGCGAAGATCAGGACGGTGAATCCGGAAGCGGCATACAACTCCGCGCCAAGAGAGGTGCTGCTGACGGCGAACTCCTCCCGGCAGGAATCGCTGTCGCAGCTTCTTGTCTCCGACGAAGTGGATGCGCTGGCGGGCGGTCCCCGCACGCACAAGGTGATGCTGGATGGAGATGTGGAGATCAATTCGATCAAGATCGGTGCGATGACCTATCCGTTCAGCATGAAGGTGCCGGTGAAGGTGAAAAAGCGTCTGGTCGGCACCATCATCATGGTCGGGAACACCGGCGAATATCTGGCGGACATCGAGGCGTTCAACAAGGTGGCGAAGGAACGCTACGCGCAGGTCGGTGTGGATTTCGACTTCAATATCGTGAGCATGGCGTTACCCTCCGCCATCCAGAATGAGAATAACATCGGACTCTGGATTACCACTGGTAGTAACAACGGCCCTCATCCTGACGCCTCCGCTCTGGTGGACAAGGCGGTTGCCGACAACTTGAAGAAGGAAATCACGATGTTTGTTGTCAGGAATTTTGTAGGCCCAGAGAAAGGAAGAGCATATCCAAGAGCTCACCAGCCACTAGGCAAAGAAAAGCTCGCAAATTGCATATTTCTTTCAGGGGAAGATATGGTGAAAGTTCCAGATCCCGGTGGAAACCAGCCGAACCAAAGGGCGTGGTTTACCATCGCGCATGAAGCCGGGCATATATTGACCAAAGCAGGCCACTACGGACCGCCTAATCCGGGCTACGTAGGACATCCAGGATTGGCCAACTACGGTGGCGAAAGTCCGCCATTGGTGGGGCACAATTTGATGAAAGATGGAACTTTCAATCTCAATACCCTTTCTTCCTCCAAACGCCTGAAGCGCATGCAGGAGCAGATGTTCCTCCAATCGCTACTGGTCGATCCCTGAACTTTTATGAAAACGGCTATCCTCGTTTATTTATCAAGCTTGCTTGTGTGCCTTGGTCAGGAGCCGAAACTTCCGGAGCACGTCGAGTTCCCCGCATCCGGCGACCCCGTCAAGTTCCATCAAGAGGTCAAGGATTACATTATCTATTCATCGCAAGTTGGCCTGAATGTGGATCGGAACAGTTCGATCACCCGACGGAAGATCGAAGAGGATTCCCGGGATTGGGAAGCTCCGCTGGCGGAAATCATCGGGGATCCACGCCAATATGAAATGGGGGCCACAGAGGTGGCATTGCTCGCCGCCACGATCAGAAAAGATCGAAACGATCCGAGGATCACCGCAGCAGCCATCCGGTTGCTGCAGGAGGCGGTCGGAATGTCCATTGAACGCATCGACCGGCAAGCGATCCCTCGGGTTATTTCAGGAAGCAAAAGTTGGGTCGGCACCTTGATTAGGGAGCTCGTCGATCTGGAGTCGCCGGAAACACTACAGGCCATCCTCATATTCCTTCATTCCCCGGAAGTGGATCGGTTGGAGATACTGCAACAATATACGCCCAAATACATTCCACCCGCGCTCCAGAAATTCGGCGATCTCCGCAATGCGGAGGAAGCTCTCAAGGTCGCCGCTAAGCTAGAATCCATCGGGCGTGTGGATGTCGCCACCGACATCAAGCGGGCCGCAGAGCGTATCCAGAAGGAGACTGGACGGAAACAAGGCCCAACCGGCGCCGCCGCCGGATCATCCAAGAACACTTCCGCTCCGGATGGCGAAGCAAAGGATTCCGCCGACGGAACACCCCTCTGGCCATGGCTCGCCGCAGGGGGTGCGCTCATCGCCGCGCTGGCAGCGTATTTCAGGATGAAACGTGGGGTCGTCTGATCCCGCTCCGGCGGTTCCATCAATCCCCGAGGAACACGAACTCCTCCGCGATGCGGTTGAGGGAGCGGCGGGCGTCGGGCAGGGCTTCGGACAGGCTGCCGAGCAGGTGGCGCGGTGCGCTGGTGGGGGCCTCCGGATTGTCGGCGGCACCACGGAAGGCCTGACGGGCGAAGGATTCATAGAACGCCAGGTCCGGGGAGCCGCGGCGGTCGCAGCGGCCTTGCAGGAATCCCGGGTAGAGGCCCGTCAGGACCAGGAAGTGGTTCCCTGCGGCGACCTGCAGGTGGAACCGCATGCGGCCGTGGGCGGAGGAGATGATGGCGATGAAGTCGGCGGCGTGAGTGAAGCCGTGGGCGATGTCCTGGAGCGGATCGCCGGCATTCGTGCAGATGCGCTTCGCCAGCAGGCCGGCCACATAGTCCGCCACATCCGGATCCGTGAGGTTGGCGCCGAGGAAGGCGTGGCGGACGAGCACGTAGAAGTAGAACGAGGGGGAAACCTGGAGGGCGGAGGGGGAATCCAGCAGTCCGCGGAGGACTTCCTTCAGGTCGAGGATCTCGCGGAGGGCCTCCGGATCGTCCCAGAGTTTCGCGAGGAATGGCCTCTTTTCGCCGGGGGCGAGGATGGCCGTCATGAAGTCAAAATCGGAGCGGGTGAAGCGATCACGGCTCGATGGCATCCGGTGACCAATCATGTCAGCCAAGATAGCAATCGTGGGGCCAAAATGACGAGAAAATAGTTAAGGTATATGAATGAGTTCCGCTGAAACCCCTTATTTGGCGGGGTTTCATCCAAAAAGTGATGGGGCAATTTTTTCTTGTCCGGACGGTCGGGCTGGATTATTTGCCCCCGCCCCCCCCGACGGCGGGGCAACCAGAAAACAATGACTATGAACCTGACCCGGAGTTTCAAATCCGTGGCCCTGGCAGTAGCCGGCGTCCTCCTGATTCCAAGCTGCGCATCAACCAGTGCGACCTCCAAGAACTCCAGCGCGGAAGCGCCGGAGAGCTGGAACGTGGCATCCGTCCAGCGTGGCAAAGCCTCGTGGTATTCCATCCGTACGAACCGTGGCACCCGCACCGCGAGCGGCCAGCGTCTGACGGATCACGGAGCCACCGCGGCCCACAAGACCCTTCCGATGGGCACGAAGGTCCGCGTGACCAACGAAGCCAACGGCAAGTCCGAAGTAGTGACGATCAACGACCGCGGTCCCTATACCCGTGGACGTGTGATCGATGTGACGATCGGCGTCGCCGAGCGCATCGGTTTCAAGAAGCGCGGAGTGGTTCCTGTGAAAGTCGAAGTGCTTTCACGTCCTGAGAACCGCTGATCGGACAAACCTCAACCTGAACGGAGCGCCGTGGACCATCCCGCGGCGCTCCGTTTTTCATTTGGAGGGAGCGGGGCCGTCGTGGATGGCGGCCAATGTCTTCACCGTCTGCCAGGCCGCGGGCACGTTGTGGACGCGGAAGATCTCCGCGCCGCGGAGCATCGAGGCGGTGATGCAGGCGACGGTGCCCGCGTCGCGGTCGGTCGGCTCCGGCAGGTCCAGCACCTCGCCGATGACGGTTTTCCGTGAAACGGGGACGAGCACGGGGCGGCCGAATTTCCGCAGCCCGGCCAGCTCCCGGTAGACGGTCAGGTTGTCGTCGCGCTGCTTCGCGAAGTCGATGCCGGGGTCGAGGATGATGGAGTCCGGGTGAAGCCCGGCGGCCTGCGCGAGTCCGAGTTTCTCCGTGAAGAAGCGGTTCAGTTCTCCGGCGATGTCCGGCCACTGCTGGGTGAGGTGGGGCACTTTCGGCTCGCCCACGCTGTGCATGATGAGGAGGGACGCCCGGGCGGCGGCGCAGAGGCGGGCGTTCCGGTCATCCGGGAGGCCG comes from the Luteolibacter sp. SL250 genome and includes:
- the folP gene encoding dihydropteroate synthase, which encodes MNWRLPARTITFPRRPLVMGIVNINDDSFSGDGTLDFPQAAQIAISQIHAGADIIDVGAESARTNRAAIPPAEEIRRFQRFLRLWSDILAAAIPRDSGQISPPILSVNTWRPDVIEAILPLGHIELVNDMSGLPDDRNARLCAAARASLLIMHSVGEPKVPHLTQQWPDIAGELNRFFTEKLGLAQAAGLHPDSIILDPGIDFAKQRDDNLTVYRELAGLRKFGRPVLVPVSRKTVIGEVLDLPEPTDRDAGTVACITASMLRGAEIFRVHNVPAAWQTVKTLAAIHDGPAPSK
- a CDS encoding septal ring lytic transglycosylase RlpA family protein — its product is MNLTRSFKSVALAVAGVLLIPSCASTSATSKNSSAEAPESWNVASVQRGKASWYSIRTNRGTRTASGQRLTDHGATAAHKTLPMGTKVRVTNEANGKSEVVTINDRGPYTRGRVIDVTIGVAERIGFKKRGVVPVKVEVLSRPENR